A genomic stretch from Suncus etruscus isolate mSunEtr1 chromosome 17, mSunEtr1.pri.cur, whole genome shotgun sequence includes:
- the LOC126033404 gene encoding LOW QUALITY PROTEIN: cytochrome P450 26C1 (The sequence of the model RefSeq protein was modified relative to this genomic sequence to represent the inferred CDS: deleted 1 base in 1 codon) → MLPWVLSCLSVLGAAGTAVLCACLLLSLAQHLWTLRWTLSRDPASSLPLPKGSMGWPFFGETLHWLVQGSRFHSSRRERYGPVFKTHLLGRPVVRVSGAENVRTILLGEHRLVRSQWPQSAHILLGSHTLLGAVGEPHRQRRKVLARVFSRSALERYVPRLQGALRREVRSWCATGAPVVVYQAAKALTFRMAALILLGLRLDEAQCAELTRTFEQLVGNLFSLPLDVPFSGLRKGIRARDQLYQHLEEAIAEKLLEDKATEPGDALAMIIRSTRELGGELSMQELKESAVELLFASFFTTASASTSLVLLLLQHPAAIAKIKQELEVQGLEPACSCVIGPTGGAAGLQSDWDCGCELDLSLTVLSRLHYVDCVVKEVLRLLPPVSGGYRTALCTFELDGYQIPKGWSVMYSIRDTHETAAVYRSPPEGFDPERFCAAGDDTRGTAGRFHYIPFGGGARSCLGQELAQAVLQLLTVELVRTARWELATPAFPAMQTVPIVHPVDGLRLYFHRLAPAAARDGARH, encoded by the exons ATGCTCCCCTGGGTGCTGAGCTGCCTGTCCGTGCTGGGGGCGGCAGGCACCGCTGTTCTGTGCGCCTGCCTGCTGCTCAGCCTGGCCCAGCACCTCTGGACCCTCCGCTGGACGCTGAGCAGAGACCCGGCGTCCTCCCTGCCCTTGCCCAAGGGCTCCATGGGCTGGCCCTTCTTCGGTGAAACGCTGCACTGGTTAGTACAG GGCTCGCGCTTCCACAGCTCCCGCCGGGAGCGCTACGGGCCGGTGTTCAAGACGCACCTGCTGGGCCGGCCGGTGGTCCGCGTGAGCGGCGCCGAGAACGTGCGCACCATCCTACTGGGCGAGCACCGCCTGGTGCGCAGCCAGTGGCCGCAGAGTGCGCACATCCTCCTGGGCTCGCACACGCTACTGGGCGCAGTTGGCGAGCCGCACCGGCAGCGGCGCAAG GTCCTGGCGCGCGTTTTCAGCCGCTCGGCGCTGGAGCGCTACGTGCCACGCCTGCAAGGGGCTCTGCGCCGCGAGGTGCGCTCCTGGTGCGCGACGGGCGCGCCCGTGGTGGTTTACCAGGCGGCCAAAGCGCTCACCTTCCGCATGGCCGCACTCATCCTACTCGGGCTGCGGCTGGACGAAGCGCAGTGCGCAGAGCTGACCCGCACCTTCGAGCAGCTCGTGGGGAATCTCTTCTCGCTGCCCCTCGACGTGCCCTTCAGCGGCCTGCGCAAG GGCATCCGGGCACGGGACCAGCTCTATCAACACCTGGAGGAGGCTATTGCAGAGAAGCTTCTGGAAGACAAGGCTACAGAGCCAGGTGATGCCCTGGCTATGATCATCCGTAGCACTAGGGAGCTGGGAGGTGAGCTCTCCATGCAGGAGCTGAAG GAGTCAGCTGTGGAGCTCCTCTTTGCGTCCTTCTTTACAACAGCCAGTGCCAGCACATCCCTCGTCCTGTTGCTCCTGCAGCACCCTGCAGCCATCGCTAAGATCAAGCAGGAACTGGAGGTGCAGGGGCTAGAACCTGCTTGCAGCTGTGTGATTGGGCCCACAGGGGGTGCCGCAGGGCTCCAGTCGGATTGGGACTGCGGCTGCGAGCTGGACCTCAGCCTTACTGTGCTGAGCCGCCTGCACTACGTGGATTGTGTGGTCAAGGAAGTGCTGCGCCTCCTGCCCCCTGTGTCTGGGGGCTACCGCACAGCGCTGTGTACCTTTGAGCTGGAT GGCTACCAGATTCCCAAAGGCTGGAGCGTGATGTACAGCATCCGAGACACGCACGAGACAGCCGCAGTGTACCGCAGCCCGCCCGAGGGCTTCGACCCCGAGCGCTTCTGCGCGGCGGGCGACGACACGCGGGGCACCGCCGGCCGCTTCCACTACATCCCGTTCGGCGGCGGT GCGCGCAGCTGCCTGGGCCAGGAGCTCGCGCAGGCCGTGCTCCAGCTGCTGACGGTCGAGCTGGTGCGCACCGCGCGCTGGGAGCTGGCCACGCCCGCCTTCCCCGCCATGCAGACGGTGCCCATCGTGCACCCGGTGGACGGCCTGAGGCTCTATTTCCACCGGCTGGCTCCCGCCGCCGCGCGGGACGGGGCACGCCACTGA
- the LOC126033846 gene encoding cytochrome P450 26A1 — MGLPALLATALCTFVLPLLLFVATVKLWDLYCVSSRDRSCALPLPPGTMGFPFFGETLQMVLQRRKFLQMKRKKYGFIYKTHLFGRPTVRVMGADNVRRILLGEHRLVSVHWPASVRTILGSGCLSSLHDSLHKQRKKVIMRAFSREALECYVPVIAEEVGSCLEQWLSCGERGLLVYPQVKRLMFRIAMRILLGCEPGLASGGDAEQELVEAFEEMIRNLFSLPIDVPFSGLYRGVKARNLIHARIEENIRSKICGLRAADAGGTHKDVLQLLIEHSWQKGERLDMQALKQTSTELLFGGHDTTASAATSLITYLGLYPEVLQKVREELKSKGLLYKSNQGNKLNMEILEQLKYVGCVIKETLRLNPPVPGGFRVALKTFELNGYQIPKGWNVIYSICDTHEVADIFTNKEDFNPDRFLLLHPEAASRFSFIPFGGGLRSCVGKEFAKILLKIFTVELARHCDWQLLNGPPTMKTSPTMCPVNDLPASFTPFQGEI, encoded by the exons ATGGGGCTCCCGGCTCTGCTGGCCACCGCGCTCTGCACCTTCGTGCTGCCGCTGCTGCTCTTCGTGGCGACGGTCAAGCTCTGGGACTTGTACTGCGTGAGCAGCCGGGACCGCAGCTGCGCCCTCCCTCTGCCCCCGGGGACCATGGGTTTCCCCTTTTTTGGAGAAACTCTGCAGATGGTGCTGCAG CGAAGGAAGTTCTTGCAGATGAAACGCAAGAAATACGGCTTCATCTACAAGACGCATCTGTTCGGGCGGCCCACGGTGCGGGTGATGGGCGCCGACAACGTGCGGCGCATCTTGCTCGGGGAGCATCGGCTGGTATCTGTGCACTGGCCGGCGTCTGTGCGCACCATCCTGGGCTCCGGCTGCCTTTCCAGCCTGCACGACTCCTTGCACAAGCAGCGCAAGAAG GTGATCATGCGGGCCTTCAGCCGCGAGGCTCTCGAGTGCTACGTGCCCGTGATTGCCGAGGAAGTGGGCAGCTGCCTGGAGCAGTGGCTGAGCTGCGGCGAGCGTGGCCTCCTGGTCTACCCCCAGGTGAAGCGCCTGATGTTCCGCATCGCCATGCGCATCTTGCTGGGTTGCGAGCCCGGCTTGGCGAGCGGCGGGGACGCCGAGCAAGAGCTGGTGGAGGCCTTCGAGGAAATGATCCGCAACCTCTTCTCCTTGCCCATCGATGTGCCCTTCAGCGGGTTGTACCGG GGCGTAAAAGCGCGGAACCTCATCCACGCGCGCATCGAGGAGAATATTCGCTCCAAGATCTGCGGGCTCCGGGCGGCGGATGCGGGCGGGACCCACAAAGACGTGCTGCAGCTGTTGATCGAGCACTCGTGGCAGAAGGGAGAGAGGCTGGACATGCAG GCACTAAAGCAAACTTCCACGGAACTCCTCTTTGGAGGGCATGATACCACAGCCAGCGCCGCTACCTCTCTGATCACTTACCTGGGTCTCTACCCTGAGGTCCTTCAGAAAGTGCGAGAGGAGCTCAAGAGTAAG GGTTTACTTTATAAGAGCAATCAAGGCAACAAGTTGAATATGGAAATTTTGGAACAGCTTAAATACGTCGGGTGTGTTATTAAAGAGACCCTTCGGCTGAATCCCCCGGTTCCAGGAGGGTTTCGGGTTGCTCTTAAGACGTTTGAATTAAAT GGATACCAGATCCCCAAGGGCTGGAATGTTATCTACAGCATCTGTGATACGCATGAAGTGGCGGATATCTTTACCAACAAGGAGGACTTTAATCCTGACCGATTCCTGCTGCTCCACCCAGAAGCTGCCTCCAGGTTCAGCTTTATTCCGTTCGGAGGAGGCTTGAGGAGCTGTGTAGGAAAAGAGTTCGCAAAAATTCTCCTCAAAATATTTACGGTGGAACTGGCGAGGCATTGTGACTGGCAGCTCCTGAATGGACCCCCTACCATGAAGACCAGTCCCACGATGTGCCCTGTCAATGATCTCCCTGCCAGCTTCACCCCTTTCCAGGGAGAAATCTGA